In Zobellia roscoffensis, the following are encoded in one genomic region:
- a CDS encoding VCBS repeat-containing protein: MRYYLTAFALSFLFIVSSCNKSKNDNKVNQSSEEKSPKLFSEVSSDLSGIDFVNTLEESLESNYYQYMYTYIGGGVAVGDLNDDGFDDIYFTSNSSEDKLYLNTGNLHFEDITKAAGIEQRPGFNTGVTMADVNGDGFLDIYVSRGGWQDEDGKFKNLLYINNGPIGEAGVSFTERAEEMGLADPNRTIQATFFDYDKDNDLDVYVSNTPDITSRSEIIDLNKTQKDPKSEKLKGSDKLYENDGTGHFTDVSQKAGLLYDIGFGLNPQVGDLNNDGWDDIYICNDFNVPDLAYVNNGDGTFTESRDKLFKHMSFNSMGSDMADIDNDGLLDLMTLDMNPQDYVRSKTTMAMTSIADFEHMVEKGYHHQYMHNMLQTNNGNGTFSEVGNMAGIANTDWSWSLLSADFDLDGFNDVYVTNGVYRDVIDRDKNNEILEILRENKRKPTSEDFLKFAKMLPQQKLKNFFYRNNGDLTFEDMSDSWVDSEPSFSNGAAYADFDNDGDLDIVVNNINDKATFLENRAIDNQRKYYLEIDLIAAGKNTFGVGATVNLYFDDGTKQTRQVTPTRGFLSSVPNSLYFGLGKHLFVKRMEIIWPDGKIQELEDVDANQSLQLNYRFAETKVKEEDKADLLFTKVTFDNRHSDPYFNDFDLQILLPHKLSQLGPSLAKADINGDGQEDVFIGGGKDQPGQLLVSRSNSFQKISSPALIEDKSYEDVGATFFDADGDGDYDLYVVSGSYEFKENPRMLVDRLYLNDGKGNFKKAKNAIPEVGISGSVVVPSDYDGDGDIDLFIGGRLITGKYPHPASSLLLVNDAGKFTIQNENLAPELQGLGLVTDAKWVDMNNDQKVDLVVTGEWMGILVFLNKNNKLERSDAYPELANAVGWWNELLIDDIDGDGDKDIVGGNLGLNSKFHASYEKPFEIYTSDFDMNGSEDVILAKEYEGKQVPVRGKSCMTQQLPHLAQKIPTYTDFASKDLKGIVGEGLQTALHYKATEFRSGIFLNDNGKFSFKPFANRIQAAPINSMIFEDFDGDGYRDLLLAGNNYQSEVETTRSDAGTGVFLRGNGKGVFKPILNGVSGFFADKDVRNIEVLNTNYGKFVLVANNNDYHDLFQIKVSVN; this comes from the coding sequence ATGAGATATTATCTTACTGCTTTTGCCTTGTCTTTTCTATTTATTGTAAGTTCATGTAATAAATCTAAAAATGACAATAAAGTAAATCAATCATCGGAAGAAAAATCACCTAAACTCTTCAGTGAAGTTTCATCTGATCTTTCGGGAATTGATTTTGTAAACACCTTAGAAGAATCGTTAGAGTCTAATTATTATCAATATATGTACACGTATATTGGTGGAGGTGTAGCTGTTGGGGATTTGAACGATGATGGTTTTGATGATATTTATTTCACCTCCAATTCATCCGAGGATAAATTATACCTCAATACGGGAAACCTTCATTTTGAAGACATTACTAAAGCCGCCGGTATAGAGCAGCGACCTGGTTTTAACACAGGCGTCACCATGGCCGATGTAAATGGAGATGGATTTTTGGATATCTATGTGTCAAGAGGTGGTTGGCAAGATGAGGATGGGAAATTCAAAAATTTACTATATATAAACAATGGTCCCATAGGAGAAGCTGGAGTAAGCTTTACGGAACGTGCAGAAGAAATGGGCCTTGCTGATCCCAACAGAACAATTCAGGCTACCTTTTTTGACTATGATAAAGATAATGATTTGGACGTGTATGTTTCAAACACACCGGATATCACCAGCAGATCGGAAATAATAGATTTGAACAAAACTCAAAAAGACCCTAAAAGTGAAAAGTTAAAAGGGAGTGATAAATTATATGAGAATGATGGCACTGGTCATTTTACGGATGTATCCCAAAAAGCAGGATTACTTTATGATATAGGCTTTGGGCTTAATCCGCAAGTTGGAGATTTGAATAATGATGGTTGGGATGATATCTATATCTGTAATGATTTCAACGTACCGGATTTGGCCTATGTGAATAATGGCGATGGTACCTTTACAGAATCTCGGGACAAGCTTTTTAAGCACATGTCATTCAATAGTATGGGTAGTGATATGGCGGATATTGATAATGATGGCCTTCTGGATTTAATGACCTTGGACATGAATCCGCAAGATTATGTGCGGTCTAAAACTACTATGGCCATGACTTCCATAGCAGATTTTGAACATATGGTGGAGAAAGGGTATCACCATCAATACATGCACAACATGCTCCAGACCAATAACGGTAATGGAACTTTTAGTGAAGTTGGGAATATGGCAGGTATAGCCAATACGGACTGGAGTTGGTCTTTACTTTCTGCAGATTTTGATTTGGATGGTTTTAATGACGTTTACGTTACAAATGGTGTGTATCGTGATGTTATTGATCGAGATAAGAATAATGAAATTCTTGAGATACTAAGAGAGAATAAGAGAAAACCTACATCCGAAGATTTTCTAAAGTTTGCCAAGATGCTTCCGCAGCAAAAACTAAAAAACTTCTTTTATAGAAATAATGGAGATTTAACTTTTGAAGACATGAGCGATTCATGGGTAGATAGTGAACCTTCCTTTTCAAACGGAGCTGCGTATGCCGATTTTGATAATGATGGCGATTTGGATATCGTGGTAAATAACATAAACGATAAAGCTACTTTTTTAGAAAATAGAGCTATTGACAACCAGCGTAAATACTATTTAGAGATAGATTTGATTGCTGCCGGAAAAAATACTTTTGGAGTAGGCGCAACAGTGAATTTGTACTTTGATGACGGTACAAAACAAACGCGCCAGGTAACACCAACTAGAGGCTTTTTATCTTCAGTTCCAAATTCCCTTTACTTCGGTTTGGGAAAACATTTGTTCGTAAAACGGATGGAAATTATTTGGCCCGATGGAAAAATCCAGGAATTGGAAGATGTAGATGCCAATCAATCTTTACAATTAAATTATCGCTTTGCGGAAACCAAAGTAAAAGAAGAGGATAAGGCAGATTTACTTTTTACTAAAGTCACTTTTGATAACCGTCACTCAGACCCTTACTTTAACGATTTTGATTTACAGATTTTACTACCTCATAAATTGTCGCAATTAGGTCCTTCCTTGGCAAAGGCCGATATTAATGGAGACGGGCAAGAAGACGTTTTTATAGGAGGAGGAAAAGACCAACCTGGGCAACTACTTGTAAGCCGGTCAAATTCATTTCAAAAGATAAGTTCACCTGCTCTTATAGAGGATAAGTCGTATGAAGATGTAGGGGCTACTTTTTTTGATGCAGATGGTGACGGAGATTATGACCTTTACGTAGTTAGCGGTAGTTATGAGTTCAAGGAAAACCCTAGGATGTTGGTAGATAGATTATATCTAAACGATGGTAAGGGGAATTTTAAGAAAGCTAAAAATGCTATTCCAGAAGTAGGTATTTCAGGTTCAGTGGTTGTGCCTTCAGATTACGATGGAGATGGAGATATAGATTTATTTATTGGCGGAAGGCTAATTACCGGTAAATATCCACATCCAGCAAGTAGTTTATTGCTAGTGAATGATGCAGGTAAATTTACAATCCAAAATGAAAACCTTGCTCCGGAATTACAGGGGTTAGGTCTGGTTACCGATGCCAAATGGGTAGACATGAATAATGATCAAAAAGTGGATTTGGTTGTGACTGGCGAGTGGATGGGTATTTTGGTTTTTTTAAATAAAAATAATAAGCTAGAACGTAGTGACGCATATCCAGAATTAGCAAATGCCGTAGGTTGGTGGAACGAACTCTTAATAGATGATATAGATGGAGATGGAGACAAAGATATTGTAGGAGGGAATTTGGGGTTAAATTCCAAATTTCATGCTTCTTATGAGAAACCGTTTGAAATCTATACTTCAGATTTTGATATGAACGGTTCTGAGGATGTTATTTTGGCGAAAGAATATGAGGGTAAGCAAGTACCTGTTAGAGGTAAAAGCTGTATGACACAGCAGTTGCCACATTTGGCACAAAAAATACCGACATACACAGATTTTGCCAGTAAAGATTTAAAGGGTATTGTTGGTGAAGGTCTCCAAACAGCCCTTCATTACAAGGCCACTGAGTTTAGATCAGGTATATTTTTGAACGATAATGGTAAATTCAGTTTTAAGCCTTTTGCTAATCGCATTCAAGCAGCTCCCATCAATAGTATGATTTTTGAAGATTTTGATGGTGACGGATATAGGGATTTGTTATTGGCGGGAAATAATTATCAATCAGAGGTAGAAACAACACGTTCCGATGCTGGAACCGGAGTCTTTTTAAGAGGAAATGGTAAAGGTGTATTTAAGCCAATTTTGAATGGTGTATCCGGTTTTTTTGCGGACAAGGATGTTAGAAACATTGAGGTTTTAAATACGAATTATGGCAAGTTTGTGTTGGTTGCTAACAACAACGATTACCATGATTTATTCCAAATTAAAGTTAGCGTGAATTAA
- a CDS encoding RagB/SusD family nutrient uptake outer membrane protein — protein sequence MKIHNRNKSVKTLVAICAMAVCAMTFHSCEQFELDEVPGRANLAVEPYNSIDELELAVNGIFGKLNKAAWMTTFYVNGWAGDDMTTHRESNKADFREYDQRNVAATNGRSATNWAGVYAMVKAANTVIINSEGVDFPSDAARQKELLGQTYFLRGLMFYHLARVHGRIVLPLDLEIDFERELATQEEVYQQIESDMLTAETMLPAKTNVGASDPNSGSARAILARLYLDWAGYPVKDASKYAMAAASAKQVMNNAGTHGFALVPDMATLYTVEGRFNTESIFTIAYCASCGLPNRKNGKLGLPSDYATQGWQETFAEIRYFEDMPEGPRKDATYHTQIPLDGPLPGPADPDQESRATSDVAGAVSFLPWTSFVDQAQPVFRKIVGPFEEGTFSGFQSDRNDYYMRYAELLLIYAEASGEAGTAGADAWQALNDVRNRAGLADVSAADGTIQDLAYLERKWELAGEYLRYNDLVRKEQVEAALGGTARDPRVSINTLTDQPITKETNAIIGSTAPSNYFAPRPQPEVDRNPNLAN from the coding sequence ATGAAAATACATAATAGAAATAAATCGGTAAAGACGCTAGTGGCAATTTGTGCCATGGCGGTCTGCGCAATGACTTTTCATAGTTGCGAACAATTTGAACTTGATGAAGTTCCAGGCAGAGCAAACTTGGCTGTTGAGCCTTACAATAGTATAGATGAGCTAGAACTAGCAGTGAACGGAATTTTCGGAAAGTTGAATAAAGCAGCTTGGATGACTACATTCTATGTAAACGGTTGGGCAGGAGATGATATGACTACCCATAGAGAAAGTAACAAGGCAGATTTTAGGGAGTATGACCAAAGAAATGTTGCCGCTACCAATGGTAGGTCTGCTACAAACTGGGCAGGTGTTTATGCCATGGTAAAAGCAGCAAATACGGTTATTATCAATTCAGAAGGAGTTGATTTTCCATCAGATGCTGCTCGTCAGAAAGAATTGTTAGGACAAACCTATTTTTTAAGAGGTTTAATGTTTTATCATCTGGCTCGTGTTCATGGTAGAATTGTACTTCCATTGGATTTAGAGATTGATTTTGAAAGAGAATTAGCTACGCAAGAAGAGGTTTATCAACAGATTGAAAGTGACATGTTAACCGCTGAAACTATGCTTCCTGCAAAAACAAATGTAGGGGCTTCTGACCCTAATTCAGGTTCAGCACGAGCAATTCTTGCCAGATTATATTTGGATTGGGCGGGTTACCCTGTTAAAGATGCGTCTAAATATGCTATGGCCGCCGCAAGTGCAAAACAAGTAATGAACAATGCAGGTACACATGGTTTTGCCTTGGTCCCTGATATGGCTACCCTATATACTGTTGAGGGAAGATTTAATACGGAATCTATTTTTACAATAGCATATTGTGCCTCTTGTGGACTTCCTAATCGTAAAAACGGAAAACTAGGTTTACCTAGTGATTATGCGACTCAAGGGTGGCAAGAGACTTTTGCAGAAATTAGATATTTTGAAGATATGCCTGAAGGTCCTAGAAAGGATGCCACATATCATACACAGATTCCTTTGGACGGTCCTTTACCAGGACCTGCTGATCCAGACCAGGAGTCCCGTGCTACATCTGATGTAGCAGGAGCAGTAAGTTTCTTGCCATGGACAAGTTTTGTAGATCAAGCTCAACCAGTTTTTAGAAAAATTGTTGGTCCATTTGAAGAAGGAACATTCAGTGGTTTTCAAAGTGATCGAAATGATTACTATATGAGATATGCAGAACTACTTCTCATATACGCTGAAGCTTCTGGTGAAGCAGGAACCGCCGGAGCTGATGCATGGCAAGCGCTTAACGATGTACGAAATAGAGCGGGCCTTGCTGATGTAAGCGCTGCCGATGGAACCATCCAGGATTTAGCATATCTAGAGAGAAAATGGGAATTGGCAGGTGAGTATTTAAGATATAATGATTTGGTGCGGAAGGAGCAAGTTGAAGCTGCACTTGGCGGTACGGCAAGAGACCCAAGAGTTTCAATCAATACATTGACCGATCAGCCAATAACGAAAGAAACAAATGCAATAATAGGATCTACGGCACCATCAAATTATTTTGCACCCAGACCACAGCCAGAGGTAGATAGAAATCCAAATTTGGCAAACTAA
- a CDS encoding SusC/RagA family TonB-linked outer membrane protein gives MKEHIKKLLRKSCLLALFLTTVGMQGLYAQKTVTGTVLDEANQPIPGANVVVKGTNNGVVTDFDGNFSIEASSENVLSISYIGYAAQNVTVGNKATITVTMEPDVQQLEDVVVIGYGTVKKSDVTGSVSRIDSKSFEDQPLTRVEEALQGRAAGVTVAKAGGQPGGAVKVRIRGVNSVTGNNSPLVVVDGVLGGDLSTINPNDIAAMDVLKDASATAIYGVRGSNGVIIITTKKGSGKGKINVDYFTTVSSSPNSVPRLSASDFATIENLRRTNSGGAAVYTPAQIAALEASGGTDYEQAILRTGFSENLAISASGSEGKIRYYLSGNYRDEEGVVINTGYQQISARANIDAQINDKFKIGFNLYGSTSENQNNTDRFGNGQGSFIYKALTWDPTTPIFNSNGEYNIRSAVASLNDNPVRTLNETDIKDIEERLNATVNATYSFTDNFSYSLIMGSQTSNLNIERYAVEVGDDQLPHTSFANNKNVSYQISNILTWQKVFNEKHDIKLTGVQEYSNSKFRGNGWNSNDLSLNGRGFYFAELAPNSGQTVNNDFNERELSSFMLRAEYIFNDNLFLTATGRYDASSVFREKERWGIFPSVALAYNMTDLIDQSGDTSLKLRAGWGQVGNQNIGPYSTFSTLGFNSYAADGSAATTGTFINRIGNPFATWETTTQGNVGIDFGFAQGRGSISLDGYKKVTEDLLLDAAIPDYDGGELGDRTIVKNVGEVENVGVDLTIGYDIINTENLNWNANLSLSYVKNEVTQLNDGLTEILGQFQAPGGQGNILNFIEVGEPLGQFRGATFLGTWKTTDNIPTNDEGTPIAKPGEARYLLDENNEILYGAIGNGTPTTTWGFNNSINYKNWDINIFLQGVHGFDVYNIQQAAIVGGAGDSRSFLSPDQVNQWTPTNETDIPAFAGLYESSRYVEKGDFIRLSNLTIGYTIKDIKGLGNTTIKLYGGGQNLFLITDYSGYDPEGTSRRSAQGNEDVASGINIGAYPNPRTYTLGVKIGF, from the coding sequence ATGAAAGAACACATTAAAAAATTACTTAGAAAAAGTTGCCTGTTGGCACTCTTTCTTACAACAGTGGGTATGCAGGGATTGTATGCTCAAAAAACCGTAACTGGGACGGTTTTAGATGAGGCTAATCAACCTATACCCGGTGCTAACGTTGTGGTCAAGGGAACAAATAACGGTGTAGTAACCGACTTTGACGGTAACTTCAGTATCGAAGCTTCAAGTGAAAATGTATTATCTATAAGTTACATAGGTTATGCAGCTCAAAATGTAACCGTTGGGAATAAAGCCACTATTACGGTTACCATGGAGCCTGATGTACAACAGTTAGAAGATGTTGTGGTTATTGGATATGGTACGGTAAAAAAATCAGATGTAACCGGATCTGTATCACGTATAGATTCTAAATCTTTTGAAGATCAACCCTTAACAAGGGTAGAAGAAGCTTTACAAGGTAGAGCGGCAGGGGTTACGGTAGCAAAAGCGGGCGGACAGCCTGGCGGTGCAGTAAAGGTTCGGATTAGAGGTGTGAACTCAGTAACCGGAAATAACAGTCCATTAGTCGTAGTTGATGGTGTATTGGGTGGAGACCTAAGTACTATAAACCCAAATGATATTGCTGCTATGGATGTTTTAAAAGATGCATCTGCAACAGCCATATACGGTGTTAGGGGGTCAAACGGGGTTATTATTATAACGACCAAGAAAGGGTCAGGAAAGGGTAAAATCAATGTTGATTATTTCACTACTGTTTCATCAAGTCCTAATTCGGTGCCAAGGTTATCTGCTTCTGATTTTGCAACTATTGAAAACCTAAGAAGAACAAACTCTGGTGGAGCAGCGGTATACACTCCTGCACAAATAGCGGCACTTGAGGCAAGTGGAGGTACTGATTATGAGCAAGCCATATTAAGAACTGGTTTTAGCGAAAATTTGGCTATTTCGGCAAGTGGTTCTGAAGGTAAAATTAGATACTATTTATCCGGTAATTATAGAGATGAAGAGGGTGTCGTAATTAATACTGGCTACCAACAAATATCTGCAAGAGCTAATATAGATGCTCAAATAAATGATAAGTTTAAAATCGGTTTTAATTTGTACGGTAGTACAAGTGAGAATCAAAACAATACAGATAGATTTGGAAATGGTCAAGGAAGTTTTATTTACAAGGCTTTAACGTGGGACCCAACAACGCCAATTTTTAATTCTAATGGAGAATACAATATTAGGTCTGCGGTTGCCTCTTTGAACGACAACCCTGTTCGTACACTTAATGAAACAGATATTAAGGATATTGAAGAAAGATTAAATGCTACAGTAAACGCCACCTATAGCTTTACGGATAATTTCAGTTACTCCCTCATTATGGGGTCGCAGACTTCTAATTTGAACATTGAACGTTATGCTGTGGAAGTTGGGGATGATCAACTGCCTCATACGTCTTTTGCAAACAATAAAAATGTTAGCTATCAGATAAGTAATATTCTTACCTGGCAAAAAGTTTTCAACGAAAAACATGATATAAAATTAACAGGTGTCCAAGAATACTCAAATTCTAAATTCCGAGGAAATGGATGGAATTCCAATGATTTGTCCTTAAACGGAAGAGGTTTTTATTTTGCAGAACTAGCTCCAAATTCAGGACAAACTGTGAATAATGATTTTAATGAGAGAGAGTTGTCTTCGTTTATGTTGCGCGCTGAATATATTTTCAATGACAATTTGTTTTTAACGGCAACGGGGAGGTATGATGCAAGTTCTGTTTTTAGAGAAAAAGAAAGATGGGGTATTTTTCCTTCCGTAGCTTTAGCGTATAATATGACAGATTTAATAGATCAATCTGGAGACACAAGTTTAAAACTTAGAGCGGGTTGGGGACAAGTAGGTAATCAAAACATTGGTCCGTATTCAACTTTTAGCACATTGGGCTTTAACAGTTATGCAGCAGATGGGTCGGCGGCAACCACTGGTACTTTCATCAACAGAATAGGAAACCCTTTCGCAACATGGGAAACAACCACACAAGGAAATGTTGGTATTGATTTTGGATTTGCACAAGGTCGTGGTAGTATTAGTCTTGATGGTTATAAAAAGGTAACTGAAGACTTGTTGTTAGATGCCGCTATTCCGGATTATGATGGGGGCGAGCTTGGAGATAGAACAATTGTTAAAAATGTGGGTGAAGTTGAAAATGTAGGTGTTGATCTTACTATTGGCTATGACATTATCAATACGGAGAACTTAAACTGGAATGCCAACTTATCATTGTCTTATGTTAAAAATGAAGTAACTCAATTAAATGATGGCCTAACCGAAATTTTAGGTCAGTTTCAAGCTCCTGGTGGCCAAGGAAATATTCTTAACTTTATTGAGGTAGGTGAACCATTAGGCCAGTTTAGAGGAGCCACTTTCTTAGGAACTTGGAAAACTACAGATAATATTCCAACAAATGATGAGGGAACACCAATAGCAAAACCAGGAGAGGCTAGATATCTTCTTGATGAGAATAATGAAATTCTATACGGGGCTATAGGAAATGGTACGCCAACAACGACATGGGGGTTCAATAATTCAATAAATTATAAGAATTGGGATATAAACATCTTTTTACAAGGTGTACATGGTTTTGATGTTTACAATATTCAACAAGCCGCAATTGTGGGTGGAGCTGGGGATTCTAGAAGTTTCCTTTCGCCAGATCAAGTTAATCAATGGACGCCAACCAATGAGACGGACATACCGGCTTTCGCAGGCTTGTATGAGTCTAGCCGTTATGTAGAAAAAGGTGATTTTATTAGATTGAGCAACTTAACTATTGGGTACACCATAAAAGATATTAAAGGTTTAGGAAACACAACTATTAAGCTTTATGGGGGCGGTCAGAATTTATTTTTGATTACAGATTACTCGGGTTATGATCCAGAAGGAACTTCTAGAAGAAGTGCTCAAGGTAATGAAGATGTTGCTTCAGGTATAAATATAGGAGCGTATCCCAATCCTAGAACATATACTTTGGGAGTTAAAATCGGATTTTAA
- a CDS encoding sulfatase yields the protein MKHFLYSILAVTCLVLTSCKNDEKKVEEKAVRPNVLFILADDYGYHDLSVSGSKFYETPNIDRIANEGMNFTNGYAASRVCSPSRASIMLGTFTARHGITDWIGAQVGEDWRKAGRFNKLLPPDYEHNLPAQATTLPEAMKAAGYKTFFAGKWHLGEKGSWPEDHGFDINKGGWDAGSPNGGYFAPYTNPNLENHEDGENLTMRLAEETVNFLKENNPEKTGQPVFAYLSFYAVHGPIQTTKGKWAKYQKKAEKNGIAEIGYKMEKFLPIRQVQDNPVYAGLVETMDDAVGRVLQTLDSLGLDKNTLVVFTSDNGGVSAGDSFSTSNLPLRGGKGYQFEGGIREPYFIRAPWLVKSGASTSEPVTGADFYPTILDIAGIDLKPEQHLDGKSLLPILKGGNFEERPLFWHYPHYGNQGGEPSSVIRKGDWKLIHYYEDDREELYNLKDDLEELTDVASEHTDLQKQLSEQLFAYLDEVGARYPSKDPEYSLQKEEAYLKKIVDKKLPSLEKERLNFLSPDFDPKNDWWGSNVTVD from the coding sequence ATGAAGCATTTTCTCTATTCGATTTTGGCAGTAACTTGTTTGGTTCTGACCAGTTGTAAGAACGATGAAAAAAAAGTAGAAGAAAAGGCCGTTAGGCCAAATGTTTTGTTCATTCTAGCAGATGATTATGGGTACCATGATTTAAGTGTAAGTGGCAGTAAGTTTTATGAAACTCCAAATATTGATAGGATAGCCAATGAGGGAATGAATTTTACCAATGGGTATGCAGCCAGTAGGGTCTGTAGTCCTTCTAGGGCCAGTATTATGTTAGGTACATTCACGGCAAGGCACGGAATTACAGATTGGATTGGAGCACAAGTAGGTGAGGACTGGCGAAAAGCGGGTCGTTTTAATAAATTACTACCTCCAGATTATGAACATAATCTTCCTGCCCAAGCCACTACTTTGCCTGAAGCTATGAAAGCGGCTGGATACAAAACTTTCTTTGCAGGAAAATGGCATTTAGGGGAAAAAGGCTCATGGCCCGAAGACCATGGTTTTGATATTAATAAAGGAGGATGGGATGCTGGTAGCCCCAATGGAGGTTATTTTGCGCCTTATACCAATCCCAATCTGGAGAATCATGAAGATGGTGAAAACCTAACGATGCGTCTAGCGGAAGAAACCGTAAATTTTCTGAAAGAGAATAATCCTGAGAAAACGGGTCAGCCTGTCTTTGCCTATCTTTCTTTTTATGCGGTTCACGGACCTATTCAGACCACCAAAGGCAAATGGGCCAAGTATCAGAAAAAGGCAGAGAAAAACGGAATTGCGGAAATAGGCTATAAGATGGAAAAATTCCTCCCGATACGCCAAGTGCAGGATAATCCCGTTTATGCTGGTTTGGTAGAAACTATGGATGATGCTGTGGGTAGAGTTTTGCAAACACTAGATTCTTTGGGGCTCGATAAAAATACATTGGTAGTTTTTACGTCTGATAACGGAGGTGTTTCTGCAGGTGATTCTTTTTCTACTTCAAACCTTCCGTTAAGAGGAGGTAAGGGATATCAATTTGAAGGAGGTATTCGCGAACCGTATTTTATAAGAGCACCTTGGTTGGTTAAAAGCGGGGCATCTACTTCGGAGCCCGTAACTGGAGCAGATTTTTATCCAACAATTCTTGATATAGCCGGTATTGATTTAAAACCGGAACAACATTTAGATGGAAAAAGTCTACTACCAATTCTTAAGGGAGGAAATTTTGAAGAGCGTCCGTTGTTTTGGCATTATCCACATTATGGTAACCAAGGGGGAGAACCATCTTCGGTTATTAGAAAAGGCGATTGGAAATTGATTCATTACTATGAAGATGATAGGGAAGAGCTTTATAACCTTAAAGATGACTTAGAGGAGTTAACAGATGTTGCTTCAGAACATACAGATTTACAAAAGCAATTAAGTGAACAATTATTCGCCTATTTAGATGAAGTTGGGGCTCGGTATCCATCGAAAGACCCAGAGTATAGTTTACAAAAAGAGGAGGCATATCTCAAGAAGATCGTAGATAAGAAACTGCCATCCCTAGAGAAAGAGAGACTCAACTTTTTGTCTCCTGATTTTGATCCTAAAAATGATTGGTGGGGTAGTAATGTGACTGTGGATTAA
- a CDS encoding phytanoyl-CoA dioxygenase family protein gives MQLVEDLADRHELISDLFKQPKSPEEWEQYKLSDEQVAHFHEHGYVSGIKLLDESQINVLRKELEEIRDPKHPAHELFYEFHGNQSTDPNTVLFHSLGHWRITEGFHDILWNPAFTMAASQLLGNNNVRFWHDQLFCKPSNHGGVVAWHQDYSFWIRTMPMQHLTCWTGLDDATTENGCLYYVPGSHKWGLLQKPELAGKMEGLMEFMTDEQKANFNPVPIELKKGYGSFHHPLMIHGSYENKSEFSRRAFVLNVFSDGTLSDTDGEMLRGTPIRVPKGEKMDGKFFPLLFDKK, from the coding sequence ATGCAATTAGTAGAAGATTTGGCCGACCGCCACGAATTGATTTCGGACCTTTTTAAGCAGCCAAAATCACCAGAGGAATGGGAACAGTATAAATTGAGTGATGAGCAAGTAGCCCATTTTCATGAGCATGGTTATGTTTCTGGAATAAAATTGTTGGATGAAAGCCAGATTAATGTTCTCCGAAAGGAATTGGAAGAAATACGTGACCCGAAACACCCGGCACACGAGCTTTTTTATGAATTTCATGGGAATCAATCTACAGACCCTAATACCGTGCTTTTTCATTCCTTAGGGCATTGGCGCATTACTGAAGGATTTCATGATATATTATGGAACCCAGCTTTTACCATGGCGGCAAGTCAATTATTAGGTAACAATAATGTTAGGTTTTGGCATGATCAGTTGTTCTGTAAACCCTCAAACCACGGTGGTGTAGTGGCTTGGCATCAAGATTATTCTTTTTGGATTAGAACAATGCCCATGCAACATTTAACCTGTTGGACAGGTTTGGATGATGCCACTACAGAAAATGGTTGTCTTTATTATGTGCCTGGAAGTCACAAATGGGGACTCCTACAAAAGCCGGAACTTGCAGGTAAAATGGAAGGACTTATGGAATTTATGACCGATGAACAAAAGGCGAATTTTAATCCCGTACCTATTGAGCTTAAAAAGGGGTATGGTTCTTTTCACCATCCTTTAATGATCCATGGTTCGTATGAGAATAAGTCAGAATTTAGTAGACGTGCTTTTGTTTTAAATGTATTTTCGGACGGAACGTTAAGTGATACTGATGGAGAGATGCTTAGAGGTACACCCATTAGGGTTCCGAAAGGTGAAAAAATGGACGGTAAATTTTTCCCTCTTCTTTTTGATAAAAAATAA